From Dryobates pubescens isolate bDryPub1 chromosome 22, bDryPub1.pri, whole genome shotgun sequence, the proteins below share one genomic window:
- the TPH1 gene encoding tryptophan 5-hydroxylase 1 isoform X2, translating to MMIEDNKENEDHASERGRTAIIFSLKNEIGGLVKALKLFQEKHVNLVHIESRKSKRRNSEFEIFVDCDSDREQLNEIFQLLKSHVSVVSVNPTEHFTVQGNDMENVPWFPKKISDLDKCANRVLMYGSDLDADHPGFKDNVYRKRRKYFADLAMNYKHGDPIPKIEFTEEEIKTWGTVYRELNELYPTHACREYLKNLPLLTKYCGYREDNIPQLEDVSRFLKERTGFTIRPVAGYLSPRDFLAGLAFRVFHCTQYVRHSSDPLYTPEPDTCHELLGHVPLLAEPSFAQFSQEIGLASLGASDEAVQKLATCYFFTVEFGLCKQEGQLRVYGAGLLSSISELKHSISGSARVKPFDPKVVCKQECLITTFQEVYYVSESFEEAKEKMREFAKTIKRPFGVKYNPYTQSLQLLKDTKSIASVVNELRHELDIVSDALSKMGKQLEV from the exons ATGATGATTGAAGATAATAAAGAGAATGAAGACCATGCATCTGAAAGAGGAAGAACAGCCATCATCTTTTCATTGAAAAATGAAATTGGAGGACTTGTAAAAGCATTGAAACTCTTTCAG GAGAAGCATGTAAATCTGGTACACATTGAGTCACGGAAGTCCAAGAGACGAAATTCTGAGTTTGAGATCTTTGTGGACTGTGACAGTGACAGGGAACAACTGAACGAGATCTTCCAGCTTCTGAAATCCCATGTCAGTGTTGTCTCTGTGAACCCAACAGAGCATTTCACTGTCCAGGGCAATG ACATGGAGAATGTGCCCTGGTTTCCAAAGAAGATCTCAGATTTGGATAAATGTGCAAACCGAGTGCTGATGTATGGGTCCGATTTGGATGCTGACCATCCA GGTTTCAAAGACAATGTCTATCGCAAGAGACGAAAGTATTTTGCAGACTTGGCTATGAACTACAAACA TGGTGATCCAATTCCCAAAATTGAATTCACTGAGGAGGAGATCAAGACCTGGGGGACTGTGTACCGAGAGCTTAATGAGCTTTACCCAACTCATGCCTGTAGAGAGTACCTTAAAAACTTACCCTTGCTCACCAAGTACTGTGGGTACAGGGAAGACAATATCCCCCAGCTGGAAGATGTGTCCCGCTTCCTGAAAG AGCGCACAGGTTTCACCATTCGCCCTGTTGCTGGATATCTGTCACCCCGAGACTTCTTGGCAGGCTTAGCCTTCAGAGTTTTTCACTGCACTCAGTATGTTAGACACAGCTCGGATCCTCTCTACACACCAGAGCC tgATACATGCCATGAGCTCTTAGGTCACGTCCCTCTTTTGGCTGAACCCAGTTTTGCTCAGTTCTCCCAGGAAATTGGTCTTGCATCACTTGGGGCATCAGATGAGGCTGTCCAAAAACTGGCCACA TGCTACTTCTTCACTGTAGAGTTTGGCTTGTGCAAGCAAGAGGGACAGCTACGAGTGTATGGGGCTGGCTTGCTCTCTTCTATTAGTGAGCTCAAG CACTCTATTTCTGGGAGTGCCAGAGTCAAGCCTTTTGATCCAAAGGTCGTCTGCAAGCAAGAATGCCTCATTACAACTTTCCAGGAGGTTTACTATGTTTCTGAAAGCTTTgaagaagcaaaggaaaagatgAG GGAGTTTGCAAAAACCATCAAGCGGCCCTTTGGGGTGAAGTACAACCCTTACACTcaaagcctgcagctcctgaaagACACCAAGAGCATTGCCAGCGTGGTGAATGAGCTGCGGCATGAGCTGGACATTGTCAGCGATGCCCTCAGCaagatgggcaagcagctggagGTTTAA
- the TPH1 gene encoding tryptophan 5-hydroxylase 1 isoform X1 — protein sequence MQPLPRRGGSLEAHGPRDSAGQLNKSNYMMIEDNKENEDHASERGRTAIIFSLKNEIGGLVKALKLFQEKHVNLVHIESRKSKRRNSEFEIFVDCDSDREQLNEIFQLLKSHVSVVSVNPTEHFTVQGNDMENVPWFPKKISDLDKCANRVLMYGSDLDADHPGFKDNVYRKRRKYFADLAMNYKHGDPIPKIEFTEEEIKTWGTVYRELNELYPTHACREYLKNLPLLTKYCGYREDNIPQLEDVSRFLKERTGFTIRPVAGYLSPRDFLAGLAFRVFHCTQYVRHSSDPLYTPEPDTCHELLGHVPLLAEPSFAQFSQEIGLASLGASDEAVQKLATCYFFTVEFGLCKQEGQLRVYGAGLLSSISELKHSISGSARVKPFDPKVVCKQECLITTFQEVYYVSESFEEAKEKMREFAKTIKRPFGVKYNPYTQSLQLLKDTKSIASVVNELRHELDIVSDALSKMGKQLEV from the exons atgcagcccctgccccgccgcGGCGGCTCGCTGGAAGCGCACGGCCCGCGGGATAGCGCCGGCCAG TTAAATAAGTCAAATTACATGATGATTGAAGATAATAAAGAGAATGAAGACCATGCATCTGAAAGAGGAAGAACAGCCATCATCTTTTCATTGAAAAATGAAATTGGAGGACTTGTAAAAGCATTGAAACTCTTTCAG GAGAAGCATGTAAATCTGGTACACATTGAGTCACGGAAGTCCAAGAGACGAAATTCTGAGTTTGAGATCTTTGTGGACTGTGACAGTGACAGGGAACAACTGAACGAGATCTTCCAGCTTCTGAAATCCCATGTCAGTGTTGTCTCTGTGAACCCAACAGAGCATTTCACTGTCCAGGGCAATG ACATGGAGAATGTGCCCTGGTTTCCAAAGAAGATCTCAGATTTGGATAAATGTGCAAACCGAGTGCTGATGTATGGGTCCGATTTGGATGCTGACCATCCA GGTTTCAAAGACAATGTCTATCGCAAGAGACGAAAGTATTTTGCAGACTTGGCTATGAACTACAAACA TGGTGATCCAATTCCCAAAATTGAATTCACTGAGGAGGAGATCAAGACCTGGGGGACTGTGTACCGAGAGCTTAATGAGCTTTACCCAACTCATGCCTGTAGAGAGTACCTTAAAAACTTACCCTTGCTCACCAAGTACTGTGGGTACAGGGAAGACAATATCCCCCAGCTGGAAGATGTGTCCCGCTTCCTGAAAG AGCGCACAGGTTTCACCATTCGCCCTGTTGCTGGATATCTGTCACCCCGAGACTTCTTGGCAGGCTTAGCCTTCAGAGTTTTTCACTGCACTCAGTATGTTAGACACAGCTCGGATCCTCTCTACACACCAGAGCC tgATACATGCCATGAGCTCTTAGGTCACGTCCCTCTTTTGGCTGAACCCAGTTTTGCTCAGTTCTCCCAGGAAATTGGTCTTGCATCACTTGGGGCATCAGATGAGGCTGTCCAAAAACTGGCCACA TGCTACTTCTTCACTGTAGAGTTTGGCTTGTGCAAGCAAGAGGGACAGCTACGAGTGTATGGGGCTGGCTTGCTCTCTTCTATTAGTGAGCTCAAG CACTCTATTTCTGGGAGTGCCAGAGTCAAGCCTTTTGATCCAAAGGTCGTCTGCAAGCAAGAATGCCTCATTACAACTTTCCAGGAGGTTTACTATGTTTCTGAAAGCTTTgaagaagcaaaggaaaagatgAG GGAGTTTGCAAAAACCATCAAGCGGCCCTTTGGGGTGAAGTACAACCCTTACACTcaaagcctgcagctcctgaaagACACCAAGAGCATTGCCAGCGTGGTGAATGAGCTGCGGCATGAGCTGGACATTGTCAGCGATGCCCTCAGCaagatgggcaagcagctggagGTTTAA
- the SAAL1 gene encoding protein SAAL1, with translation MDRNPSPPSSEAEEEEGDAVGNTVYSKHWLFSILTRLIEVISPEKTEPTGSPERSQTELDEEMENDICKVWDMSMDEDVALFLQEFNAPDIFMGVFAKSKCPRLTEICVGILGNMACFQDICMSISKDENLGQVLLQRLCDSDSPTLLETSRLLLTCLSQPEVANVWVERIRENPSVYDCICFIMSSSTNVELLVKVGEVVDKLFDLDEELMLNWIKNGSCRSVGPSVDDSPEELPDFKIVPCILEAAKQVRSDNPEGLDVYMHILQLLTTVDEGIQAIVQAPDGGKETWSLLYDLVCHELCQPDDPPITVQEQKTVLASILSVLSAMFASQTEQEYTKMRKNMPLIGSLIRILQYMEGCGKRSVDNSKESEQEEAGKADINEEDFHLKILKDICCELLSNMLQELTKENTLEGLHQGHLNEQTCSCAFQNLLPLYFASVESFLEVLREADQALADNLEKRFPSLKVHT, from the exons ATGGACCGGAACCCCTCGCCGCCGTCCAGCgaggcggaggaggaggagggggacgCGGTGGGGAACACGGTGTACAGCAAGCACTGGCTGTTCAGCATCCTCACCCGCCTCATCGAG GTGATTAGCCCCGAGAAGACGGAGCCCACCGGGAGCCCTGAGCGAAGCCAGACGGAACTGGACGAAGAGATGGAGAATGACATTTGCAAAGTGTGGGACATGTCGATGGATGAG GATGTTGCTTTATTTCTCCAGGAGTTCAATGCCCCTGATATATTCATGGGAGTTTTTGCCAAGTCAAAATGCCCTCGTCTTACT GAAATCTGTGTGGGAATATTAGGAAATATGGCCTGTTTCCAAGACATATGCATGTCCATCAGCAAAGATGAGAATCTTGG CCAAGTGCTGTTGCAACGTTTGTGCGATTCAGACTCCCCAACGCTCCTGGAAACCAGCAG GTTGTTGTTAACttgcctctcccagcctgaggtGGCCAATGTCTGGGTGGAGAGAATCCGAGAAAACCCTTCTGTATACGACTGTATTTGCTTTATCATGTCCAGCTCTACAAATG TCGAATTGCTGGTAAAAGTGGGTGAAGTGGTGGACAAACTCTTTGATCTAGACGAAGAGCTAATGCTAAACTGGATTAAAAATGGCAGTTGTCGGTCTGTGGGACCATCTGTAGATGATTCCCCTGAAGAACTTCCAGATTTTAAGATTGTGCCTTGTATACTTGAAGCAGCTAAACAAGTTCG ATCAGATAATCCGGAAGGACTTGATGTTTATATGCATATTTTGCAGCTCCTGACCACGGTGGATGAGGGTATTCAGGCTATTG TGCAGGCTCCTGATGGAGGAAAAGAGACTTGGAGTTTGCTGTATGACCTTGTTTGCCATGAGCTTTGCCAGCCGGACGATCCACCGATCactgtgcaggagcagaagaCTGTGTTGGCCTCTATTTTGTCTGTGCTGTCTGCTATGTTTGCTTCCCAGACAGAACAAGAATACACCAAGATGAGGAAAA ATATGCCTCTGATTGGGAGCTTGATTCGTATCTTGCAATACATGGAGGGCTGTGGGAAGAGATCTGTTGATAACTCAAAGGAGTCTGaacaagaagaggctggaaaGGCTGATATAAATGAGGAGgatttccatttaaaaatttTGAAGGATATTTGCTGTGAATTACTTTCCAATATGCTTCAAGAACTGACCAAG gaGAATACATTGGAAGGACTACACCAGGGACATTTAAATGAGcagacatgttcctgtgcattTCAGAACCTCTTACCATTGTATTTTGCATCG GTGGAGAGTTTCCTTGAAGTCCTGCGTGAGGCTGATCAGGCACTGGCTGACAATCTGGAGAAACGTTTCCCAAGCCTGAAGGTTCACACCTAA
- the LOC104304407 gene encoding serum amyloid A protein, translated as MRLCVCLVLLSLALCASANVLDGGRFVWDAMGGAWDMFRAYRDMREANFKNSDKYFHARGNYDAARRGPGGAWAARVISDARENWQGSVSGRGAEDTRADQEANAWGRNGGDPNRYRPAGLPSKY; from the exons ATGAGGCTCTGCGTCTGCCTTGTGTTGCTGTCCCTTGCTCTGTGTGCAAGTGCTAACGTCCTTGACGGGGGACGATTTGTCTGGGATGCAATGGGAG GGGCATGGGATATGTTCAGAGCATACAGGGACATGCGGGAGGCAAATTTCAAAAATTCCGACAAGTACTTCCACGCTCGTGGGAACTACGACGCTGCCCGGAGAGGGCCTGGGGGCGCTTGGGCAGCCAGAGTCATCAG tgATGCCCGGGAAAACTGGCAAGGCAGTGTGAGTGGCAGAGGCGCAGAGGACACCCGAGCCGACCAGGAGGCCAATGCGTGGGGCAGAAACGGCGGAGACCCCAACCGTTACAGACCTGCGGGCCTGCCCAGCAAATACTAG